CATTGCTTCCTGGACCTGGGTATTAGGAAGGAGGATCGAGTTTAAAAAAAATTCTTTAGGGAGAGCGATTGCAATGCTTCCTTGATGAAGATATCCTTGTTTTCGTCGTCTTTGGGCAGCTCCAGCCACTTTTCTTCCCTCTAGCATCACATCATAGATTGTGGGCTTAGCCATGCAGAAGTGACGACAATTCTCATCGAGAGGGGTCGGCTCATCTGGGAGAAGAGAGGGTTCGTTTTCAAAAAAAGTCTTTACTCCCCTTTTAACCGCGCTATTGATAAAATCATAGTTGTCGAGTGTGTTAAGTGAGAAATGAGGATGATCTGCGGGGACTAAGACTGAAAAAGCTAAGTCGCTGACATGAAATACGATTCCACCACCGGTAGGACGACGGGCTAAAGAGAGGCCCATTTGACCTGCCGCCCCTAAGTCTAGGAACTTGCCCGGATCTAGAAAATAGCCATGAGTCGCCGCATCCCCCTCCCAATCATAGAAGTGGAGAATGGGAGCGTCGCTTGGTTGCATTCTTTCAAGAAGGTCCCGGTCAATTTCCATGTTCTTTTGAGCGGAAGCGGTGCCGGTATCTAAAATTTTCCACATTGCTAATCACACCTGGTAAAGAGGTTAAAACGTATCAGAAAAGGAGATAAAAAAACAGGGCACAATTTAAATTCCCAAAAAAATGATAACATGGGCAGAATACAAATTATGGAAGGGGAATATAATCACTTGATTAGTTTGGCTTAAAATATTAATCTTTAATGAGATTAGTGTTTCAACTTAGACTAATAAAACCACGGGCATCATGATGTTTGATAAGTTCACAAACCGGGCCAAGCAGGTCATAAAACTCGCTAAGAAAGAGGCTCAACGCCTCAATCATAATTACTTGGGAACGGAACACATTCTGCTCGGCCTCCTCAAGCTGGGGCAAGGGATTGCAGTGAACGTACTGCGCAATCTCAATGTCGATTACGACACTGTCTTGGCTGAAGTGGAACGCCTTGTGGGCTTTGGACCTGAGATTCAAGTTTATGGGGACCCAGCTCTCACTGGAAAGGTGAAGAAGGTCTTTGAATATGCAAACGAAGAAGCGGCCGCTCTAAACCATAATTATGTGGGAACAGAGCACCTTCTCCTAGCACTCTTAAGACAGACTGATGGTGTTGCCACTCAAATCCTAGAAAATCTCAATATCAACCTAAAAGAAGTTCGAAAAGAGGTTCTAAAAGAGCTTGAAACCTTTAACCTTCAACTTCCTCCAATGGGAATGTCTGGGTCTCCTTCAACGCCTCGGCAAGAAAGAGCTTCATCTGCGCCTGGATCAGAAAAGCTCCCAGCACTTCGTGCTTATGGACATGACCTGACAGAACTTTGCCGGGAAGGAAAGCTTGACCCTGTGATTGGAAGAAAAAATGAAGTCGAGCGCCTGATCTTAATCCTCTGCCGTCGCCGAAAAAACAACCCTGTTCTTATTGGAGAAGCCGGTGTTGGTAAAACGGCAATTGTTGAAGGGCTTGCACACTCAATTGTGAATGGAGAAGCCCCCGATCACCTGACAAAGAAAAAGCTCATTTCTCTTGATCTGACCCTTATGATTGCGGGAACGAAGTACCGAGGACAGTTCGAAGAGCGTATCAAAGCGGTCATGGATGAAGTGAAGAAGCATGGAAACATCCTTCTCTTTATCGATGAACTTCATACAATTGTGGGAGCAGGAGCTGCTGAAGGCGCGATTGATGCTTCAAATATTTTAAAACCCGCTCTTTCGCGTGGAGAAATTCAGTGTATTGGTGCCACAACCCTTGATGAATACCGAAAACATATTGAAAAAGATGCCGCCTTAGAGCGTCGATTCCAGAAAATTCAAGTCGCTCCTCCCTCTGTGGAAGAAGCAACAGAAATCATCACAGGACTCAAAGAAAAATATCAAGAACACCACAAGTGTATCTATACCGAAGAAGCAATTCGAAGCGCTGTTTACCTTTCTGATAGGTACATCACAGGACGGTTTCTCCCCGATAAAGCAATCGACTTAATCGATGAAGCAGGTGCAAAAGCGCGGATCTCGATGCTTCACCAGCCTCAAGAGATTCATCAGCTCGAGATTCAAATTGAGGAACTCCGCAAAGCTAAAGAGGAGTCGATTGGTAAGCAGGAGTATGAAAAAGCTGCAAACCTTCGCGATAATGAAAAAAATCTGCGCGAAAAACTCGCCAAAGAAATCACCCTTTGGGAAAAGAATAAAGAAGAGAATCAAGTTGTTGTTGATGAAGATGATGTTGCATCTGTCGTAGCAAAACACACCCGCATCCCCATGTCTCGCTTGACAGAAGGGGAGGCATCGAAAGTTCTCAAAATGCACGAGATCCTAAAAGATTATATCGTTGGACAGGAGAAGGCACTCGATACAGTCTGTCGCTCTCTTCGTCGCAGCAAGGCCGATATCAAAGATCCTAATCGTCCCATCGGTGCCTTCCTCCTTCTTGGACCCACAGGGGTTGGTAAAACCCTCCTTGCCAAGCAACTTGCCATTCATATGTTTGGTGGAGAAGACGCCCTGATCCAAGTTGACATGTCTGAATACATGGAGAAGTTCGCGGTGAGCCGCATGACAGGATCGCCTCCAGGATACGTAGGGCACGAGGAAGGTGGCCAGCTTACCGAACAGGTCCGTCGTCGCCCTTACTCTGTTGTCCTCTTTGACGAAGTCGAAAAAGCTCATCCTGATGTGATGAATCTCCTCCTTCAAATTCTTGAAGATGGAAAACTCACTGATTCTATGGGACGCAAAGTGGATTTCCGTAACACGATTATCCTCATGACGTCTAATCTTGGCTCTGACTTAATCCGCCGCACAACTGAGGTTGGCTTTGGAGTTAAAGAGGGGATGCCTGACTACAATACCATGAAAGATAAGATCGACAAAGCGGTGAAAAAACACTTCAAGCCAGAATTTATTAATCGTCTAGATGACCTCGTCATCTTCAAAGCTCTTGATAAGGATAACCTCATGAAAATCATTGAGATTGAGGTTGCAAAACTCAAAGCGCGACTCGAAAGAAAAAATATCATTATTCAGCTCACCGGTAATGTGAAAACCCATCTTGTTGACAAAGGACATCAGCCTGAAATGGGTGCTCGTACTTTGCGTCGCTGCATCGAACAACTCCTTGAAGATCCTCTTGCTGAGAAACTTCTTCTCGAAGGTGATGAACCTAAGCAGATCGTCATCGATTTTAAGGATGAAAAGATCACATTCACCGATGAAGATCTTCCTAAAGAAGAGAAGAAAAAAGAGAAAAAGAAAAAACTCGCTGGCTCAACAACCACGAAGGATGAAGAAGAGAGTTAAAGTTGGGCGCTATAACTCTATACTTAGTGTGGTATTTCCGGTGATAGCAAAAGTTCCTGCTACCGGGATGGCTATGCCAAAGTTAGCATTGGCATTGGCCACACTTGGGTTCTGGTGCAACTTTTCCCTTTTGTTGAAAGAAGAAGGGATGAAAGTAATGGATCGTTTCATTTCCCTCCTCTTTTGTCGGAGACATATACATATCATGGATTATTGACTTAGCATCAACCTGCTTTGATACAACTATCCAATGACACTCCCTCAAGATAATTGCCAATACAGGTCACATGAGGATAATGCTCTTTAAGATGTTCTTTAAAAACGTCGACTCTTTCGAGATGACCCACTCCATATTGCGGAACGGCATGAGGATACGTTTTGACATGCACTGCTGAAGGAAATGATTCGATCCTTAGATGTCGTTTGAGTGCAGAAAGGGCTTCTTCTCTCCCTCCATTGCGGAGCATAACAGTCAGACGTGTTTCCCCTTCTTGGTCTTGACTTGGAAAGATTGAGGAATCAAATACAACTCCTAAAATTGTTTCATTTTCTTTGGAGGGAACGAGATACCCAAATCCTTGTGGAGTAAGTCCTGCTTCCTTGAAGGCAATATTCACAACAGTTAAGGGAACAGAGGGGACCGATTCGAAAAAAGTTTCCACGACAGCGTCTCCTTTAAAAAAGGAGGGAACAACTGAAGATGGAACGGCAAGAATTGTCCTCTCTTTTGGCAGTTCCTCTAGTGGAGTGTTCACATGAATCGCGCCTTTTCCTTGTTCGACAAGTCGATCGATAAGGATTTGAAGTCCTCCCTTTAGAGTCAGAAGTCCTTTTGTTTTTTTCTCTTTTTTTCGTTTAAAAAATGCGCGTGTCAGCGATCCATACCTTTGCTCCATTGCTTTAAGCTCTGGGAAGCAGGCAGAAATCGAAAGGTGATGGATATCTCCTGCAAAAATTCCCAGGGTCAAAGGATCAAACAACGTTTCGGCTGCAAATTTTCCAAGACGCCGCTCTACAAAAGAGGCAATCGACTCATCGCCAGCCCAAGGGTAAGGTTGGCGCCATTCTCTAAGAAGCGCTGGAATAAGCTTAGGAATAAAAGAGGAAAGAGAACGAAGTTTTTGGTCGACCCAGAGATAGCGCTTTCTTGCATTTTTGCTTGAATAAATGATTTCCGATTGAAGGTCGAGCTCCTCAATGAGCTGAAGAAGCGCGCCACTGCGCGATGCCTTAATTGTTCGGGGCCCCCTTTCGAAGAAATAAGGATCTTGCGACGACTCAATACACCCCCCAAGGCGTCCACTTTTTTCATAAAGAGTAATTTCTGCCTCTGGGAACTGCCTTGAAAGCCTGTACCGTGCAGCAAGACCCGAGATTCCCCCACCAACAATCACAACTTTTTCCATAGCATGTATCCTTTGTATAACGTAAGACTAACATGTGACAGATTTTTATACTTAATGGAGTTCAATAGTCTCTTCAAGAATTTTGACTCTTTCGTCAAAATTTTTAAAAAAAACTCAATTGATTTAAGCTTACTTTCAATCACTTTCTGAAAGACATTTAGGCTATCAGAACTTCTGACCTCTACTCCCTCTTTGCGCAATTCATCAACAGAAACTTTTCCTTGGGTATATCTTTCAATCTTAAGGGCTAATTCTAGTGATGCCTTTCTTTCTTTTTTAAGCAGTTGATAGAGCTATGATGCTGAGATCCCTAAATCTGCAGCGAATTTTTTTACTGGTAAATCGTGTTTGAATAGACAGTCTCTCATGGTCATTTATATAAAAAAGGCTAACTTCAAAAGAGCTTTTTTTCATGTGTAATTATCACACATTTGTGTAATTCCTTGACTTTACTCCCGTGTCAGTTTTTAATCCAAGGGACGCACACAAGGAGGTTAGCCATGATGCAAACAATATGCGAAAGGGAAGAAAAAATTGTTGCCGATTTGAAATTGCTTCGAGATGAGATTATTGCGGGTTTCGAAAATTTTGAGCCCACGGCACTCTTCGAAAGAAAAGAGTGGGACCATCATAGCGGCGGCGGCGGCGAAATTTCGGTGATTCGCGGAGATGTTTTCGAAAAGGCTGCGGTTAATTGGTCTGGAGTCAAAGGAACAAAGCTCCCTTTTAATGACGAGGAAGAACCTTTTTTTGCAACAGGAGTCAGTCTAATCACCCACATGAAAAATCCTTTTATGCCTACGGTTCACATGAATGTCCGATACATTCGAACCGGTGACAGGTGGTGGTTTGGAGGAGGATATGACTTGACGCCAATGGGCTTTGATAAAAATGAAGACACGAAGCATTTCCACGGAGTTGCAAAAAAAGCCCTTGGAGAGTCTCTCTACAATGAATTTTCAAAAAACGCTGCAGATTACTACACTATTAAGCATTGGAAAAAAGAACGTGGCGTGGGTGGAATTTTTTTTGATTATTACAACACGGGAGACTTTGAGAAAGACTACGGGATGTGGAAAGAGGTAGGCTCTACCTTTTTAGATGCGATCCTTCCTGTTTATGAAAAACGGAAAGATACTCCTTATACCGAAAAAGACAAAGCGGTGCAAAATCGATTGCGCGCCCACTATGTGGAGTTCAATCTTCTTTATGATCGGGGAACAAAGTTTGGGTTTACATCAGGAGGCAATCCAGAAGCAATCTTATGCTCCATGCCTCCCACTGCTACGTGGTGAGAAATTTTTGACAGTGTCAACAAATGCCCGGACATGATCAACAGGAATATCGGGCAGGACCCCATGTCCTAAGTTTACAATATATCCAGGGTCCCCTTCCATGCTTCGAAGCATTTTCTCTGTCTCTTGTTGAATCGCTGCTGGGGGAGCATAAAGAATCTCGGGATCAAGGTTGCCTTGCACGGCAATGGTTCCTGGCACGCGCTTCCGAACCTCATGAAGAGGATAGGTCCAATCAAAACTAATAGCATCAGGTCTCAAAGCAACAAATTCCGAAACAAAATGCGAAGCGGCGCGCGAAAAAAGAATAACGGGAACATCAACAGCTTCGACAATTTGCTTTAAAAATGGTTGAGCAAAGCGGCAAAACTCCGTTCGCGAAAGGAGGTTTGCCCATGAGTCAAAAATCTGAATAGCATCAACCCCCGCCTCCACTTGCATCTTGAGATAAGCAATACTCTGATTGGTAATCACCTGAAGAAGCTCAAAGGCGCTTTCAGGATCGGAATAAAGCCACTTCTTTACCTTCTTCCCCGTCATATACGTCATAACAGTAAAGGGGCCTCCACAAAAGCCAATCAGAGGAACATCGATTTCCTTTTTCAATAGATGAATCCCTTCTTTAACAAATGAGAGCGCTTCTTCCACAGGTTTTGGTTGGACGTGAAGAAGATCATTCCCCTCTCCTATTTTGGGAGAAACAACAGGCCCCCCCTTTCCAGGAAAAGAGACATCGAGTCCTAGAGCTAAGGGAACATGAAGGATATCTGCAAAAAGGATCGCTGCATCCACTCCAATAATATCGAGTGGTTGCTTCGTAATTTCAAAAATCAGCTCAGGATTGCGAAACATTTCCTCGAGAGGATATTTTTGGCGGATTGCCTGATACTCTGGAAGATAGCGTCCGGCCTGCCGCATGATCCAAACAGGAGGACGCTCAGCCGTATTTTTGCATGCTAGGGCGTTTAAAAACCTAGGAGGTGAGGAGACGGCTGAGGATATCATCAACTGTAAACCCAAATTCTTTTGCGATATCACTCATTGGAGCAGAACGGCCAAACTCATCAATTGAGATCGCAATTCCATTATCTCCAATAAAGCGGTGCCAACCAAAACTGACTCCAGCTTCAATTGAAACTCTCTGTCCTAATTCGCCACCACTAACGCTTTGTTGATATTCTTTATCTTGGAGATCAAAGAGCTCCCAGCAGGGAAGCGAGACAACACGCACCTGTTTCCCTTGCTTTTCAAGTGCCGCAGCAACATCCATTGCAAGAGAAATTTCGGACCCCGTTGCAAAGAGGCAATAGTCACATTTTCCGCTTTCTTTCTTCAAAATATATCCACCGCGCCCAGCTCCTTCGTTAAAGGGAAGGGCTGTTTCCTTAAGTGTTGGAAGATTTTGTCTCGTGAGAACCAATGCCGTGGGGTAGGGATAATTTAGCGCAGAGAGCCAAGCTGCTTTCACTTCATTTGAATCTCCCGGACGGAAGACATGAAGGTTTGGCATGGCACGGAGAGCTGCTAAATGTTCAACAGGCTGGTGCGTCGGACCATCTTCCCCCAAAAAGACTGAGTCGTGGGTGAATTGATAGATCACATGGTACTTTGCTAAACACGCAAGGCGACAGGCATTCCGCAAATAGTCTGAAAAGGTAAAAAAAGTTCCCACGTAGGGGAGGATCATATGCGTTTGGAAAAGGCCCGATGCAATCGTTGCCATTCCAAACTCGCGGATTCCATATTTAATGTTGCGGCCTTTAAAGTCATTTTGACCAACAAGAGGGAATTGTTTCATCATGGTACAATCTGATCCCGAAAGATCCGCCGAGCCACCATAAAGAAAGGGAAGTTCATTTCCTAAAACTTGGATCACTTCCTGTGAAGCTTTCCTCCCTGAAATGGAAGCGGGAAACTCAATCTTATTAAGCCTTGCTTCTAAGTCAGCAGGAATAACCCTCTCAAGCATTGCTTGATATTCTTTTGCTAAATCAGGGTGCGCCTTTTGCCACGTATTGAAATACTGTTTCCATTCCCCTTCTAAATTCTCTTGCTTAGAAAGTTTTTCCTCAAAGAAGGTTTTTACCGACTGAGGAATATAAAACTCCTCTTCAGGAAGCCCCAATGCTTCTTTTGCTGCTATGACTTCATCAGGTCCAAGTGGAGAGCCATGGGCTTTCGATGAATTGGCTTTGTTGGGAGATCCTTTTCCGATAATGGTGTGGCATTCGATATAAATGGGTCGGGTTTGGCTTTCTCGAATCGTACTCATAACTTCATCGATCGAATCAAGATCGTTTCCATCCATCTCTAAAACTTCGAAGCCGTAAGCCTTGTACCGCGCCTTAACATCTTCAGAAGAAGATTGATCGAGTGTTCCATCTAAGGTGATCTTGTTAGCATCATGAATCAAAATAAGATTATCCAAACAAAGATGCCCAGCAAATGAGCTTGCTTCATTCGAAACCCCTTCCATTAAGCATCCATCTCCTGCTAAACAAACGATTTTTGCATTCAAGATTTGGTGCTCTTCTTCGTTAAACTTTTGCTCAAGAAGTTTGAGACCAAGTGCTTGTCCTACGGCATTTCCAACGCCTTGTCCTAAGGGTCCAGTTGTCGATTCAACTCCTGGAGTTTCTCCATACTCCGGATGCCCTGGGGTCTTTGAGTGAAGTTGCCGAAAATGTTTGATATCATCAAGAGAGAGGTCAAACCCCGATAGGTGAAGGCATGAGTAGAGCCACATCGATCCATGTCCCGCAGACAAAATCATCCGATCTCGATTCATCCACTGTGGATTTTTGGGATTATGGCGGAGAAAGTGACCATAAAGGTAAGCGCCCAGCTCAGCGCACCCCATTGGGAGTCCCGGATGTCCTGAGTTTGCTTTTTGGACAGCTTCAAAGGAAAGTTGCCGAATCGTATTTGCCGTTTTCTCTAAAATTTTCTTGAGTGCGCTATCCATTTTAAATGATCCTTGCATTTCTCCTTCAAATAACCTATTTTTAGGGCTAAACCAGATAGATATCAAGAACAAATTTACAGGCTGTTTGATGCTCTCCCAAGAAATACGAAAAAAGTTCCTCGCCTACTTCAAAGAAAAGGGACATGCAGTCGTTCCCTCCTCTCCAACGATTCCTCATGATGATCCTACCCTCCTCTTTATCAATGCAGGAATGAACCAGTTCAAAGATGTCTTTCTTGGCAAATCAGAGCGCGACTACACAAGGGCAACCTCTTCTCAAAAGTGTATCCGTGTTGGAGGTAAGCATAACGATCTCGACAATGTGGGGCATACCTCGCGCCATATGACCTTCTTTGAAATGCTAGGGAATTTTTCTTTTGGAGACTATTTTAAGAAGGAAGCCATCGACTTCGCTTGGTATGTTTCCACAGAAATTTTTCAATTCGATCCCAAAAGAGTTTGGGTCTCCGTCTTTGAAACAGATGATGAAGCCTACGAGCTATGGAAACCCCATATTGATGAAAAGCGCATTATTCGGCTTGGAGAGGAGGAAAACTTTTGGTCGATGGGCGACACGGGCCCTTGTGGACCTTGCTCTGAGATTCTCTATGATCGTGGAGAAAAATTTGGAACGGGCTCAAGCCCTTTTGAAGACCCCACTGGCGAACGCTATCCTGAATTCTGGAATCTGGTGTTCATGCAATATAATCGCGATCAAAATGGGAAAATAAACCCCCTTCCCAAGCAAAGTGTCGATACCGGAGCTGGACTCGAGAGGGTCGTCTCTTTCATGAAGGAACAAGACAACGTCTTCCAATCTGACATCTTAAGTGCATTGATCACCCGCGTTGAAGAGCTGTCGGGGAAAAAGTATGACGCTAACGATAAACACTTCGCCCCCGCTTTTCATGTGATTGCCGATCATGTTCGAGCCCTTGCGTTTGCTATGGCAGATGGAGCGCAACCGAGCAACATCGAAAGAGGTTACGTTCTGAGAAAGATCCTCCGTCGCGCCGTCCGTTATGGGCGCCTTTTGGGGTTTCAAAAACCTTTCCTTGCAGAGGTTTTCCCCACTCTTGTTGAGACGATGGGAGATGATTATCATGAGCTCAAATCCGCACAAAGCCAAATTAGTGAAGTTCTTTCCATTGAGGAAGAGGGGTTTTTCCGCACACTGCGCCGCGGAGGAAACATCCTAAATTCGATCATTGAAAAAGCTGAAAAATCAGCGCGCAAAGAGATTAGTGGAGAGGCTGCCTTCAAGTTGAAAGATACCTATGGATTCCCTCTTGAGGAAATCCTCCTTATTGCGAAAGATAGTGAACTCTCCGTCAATTTGGATGCCTATGAGCTTCTTGAGAAACAAGCGCGCGACCGTTCGCGGCAAACGCGCACCTCTCACAAACAGATTGCCGAATCTACAATTTTTGAGGAATTTGTCAAACATCATGGGACCTCAGAATTTTTCGGGTACGATAAAGTAGAACTTGAAGGGACAATCAAAGGACTAATCGTTGAGGGAAAAACGGTTGATACAATGGAAGGAGGGCAAGAGGGCCTTGTCATCCTCGACAAAACTCCATTCTATGCTGAAAAAGGGGGGCAAGTCGGAGATCGAGGAACTCTAATTCATGGAAGTGCTCTCTTTAATGTCGCTGATTGTCAAACCCCCTATGCTGGAGTGATTGCTCATCAAGGAGTTCTTAAAGAAGGGATTCTAATGGTTGGTGAACCCGTTGTTGCAAAAATTAATGAAGAGTGGCGAGGGAAAATTGCAAAGCATCATACAGCTACCCACCTCCTTCACTGGGCTCTCCAAAAAGTACTGGGATCCCATATCCGTCAAGCAGGATCTCTTGTTGAACCAGGCCGCCTCCGCTTTGATTTTAACCACCATAAAGCATTGACTAAAGAAGAAATCAGAGAAATTGAGCAACTTGTCAATGAAAAAATCTGGGAGAACAAACCTCTAAAAACTTACGAGCTGCAGCTTGAAGATGTCCAAAATCACCCTGAAATTAAGCAATTTTTTGGGGAAAAATATGGGAAGGCTGTCCGTGTTGTTGATATCAATGGATACTCTAAAGAGCTTTGCGGGGGAACCCATGTCAATAATGTTGGAGAAATCGGGTACTTTCGTATTGCAAAAGAGGCAAGCATTGCTAAGGGAGTCCGCCGTATTGAAGGTGTCACTGGCAAAGAAGCTGAGAAACTTCGCTATGCCCTAGAAGACCAACTCAAGAGTATTGCCTTAACACTTAAAGCAAACATTCCCAAAGTTGAAGATTCTCTAAAGGCCCTCGTAAAAGAAAATGAAGGGCTCAAAGAAAAAGCTCTTTTTGAGCGAAAAAAACACCTTAACGAGCTTACTACAACTCTACTTAGAACTGTGAAGAGCGTCAACAATATCCCCATCCTTAGTGCTATCGTTGATGTTGAGAAAAAAGAACTCAATGACCTTGGAACCAATATTCTTGAGAGAATGAAAACAGGTGTCCTTCTTCTCTGCGTTATTCAAGGAGAACAGTGCCAGTTGTTCTTACGTGTTTCTCCCGACCTTGTCGAGCAAGGAATTCACGCCAATGTGCTTATCAAAGAGATTGCAGCAATTGTCGAAGGTGCTGGTGGCGGGAAAAAGGACACTGCACAGGCTGGCGGGAAGAACACCAAAGGCGTTATTATCGCCTTCGACAAGATTCAAGAAATGCTCGAAAACCCCTGAGAGCACCTTCTTGTTCGTCAATGTATGACTGAATCATCTCATCCGTAATATTTCCTGAGCTTACCGCTAGGCTCTGTCCCTAAAGATAAAAATTGATTAGACTTGCATAAAGTAAAACCGAAGGAAGAAGACATGGGAATGATGACAGGTAATTTTTAGAAGCTGTTTATTGGGTGCTAAGAACGGGTGCTCCTTGGAGAGATTTACCCTCAGAATTTGGCTCGTGGAAAACGATATATAACCGTTATAGCCGATGGGTCAAGAAAGGACATTTGGAGAAAATTTTAGATTTTTTTTACAAGTGAAGCCGATCATGAATGGCATATGATTGATGGAACGACTATTCGGGCTCACCGCCATGCAGCAGGAGCACGGGGAGAACAAGAAAACCAAGCTCTAGGAAGAAGTTGCGGAGGCTTTTCTTCAAAGGATTTATGGAAAAGCAGATGCGTTGGGAATGCCTTTAGGGTTTATTATTACTGCAGGTCAGCAATCTGATATTGGCCAGGGAGAAGCTCTTTTAGGAAATGATTACTGTGATTTTTTGCTTGCTGACAGAGAATATGATAGCGATCCATTTAGGAAAATCTTAGTAGAGAGAGGAATTACTCCGGTAATCCCTGGAAGAAAAAGTAGGAAAGTAACCATTCAGTATGATGAGCATACGTATAAAGAACGAAATGCTGTCGAAAGGTTCTTTGGACGCATTAAAGAGTTCCGAAGAATTGCAACACGTTATGATAAAACAGGTTGTATGTTTAAAAGAGCGCTCTTGTTTGCTTCGATCATCATGTGGTGTAAACTTTGAGGACAGAGCCTAGCGCAAGTTTTTACTTCCTTTTGTTAGGTCTAGCACGAATTTTGGGTTAGCTGTTTACCACATGCATTTTTTTTGAGGGATTGACCTAAAATCTCTCAATCAGTAAAAATGCTTAGTTCACGCGATGGCGGTCGTAGCTCAGTAGGTAGAGCACTTGATTGTGGTTCAAGACGTCGCGGGTTCAAGT
The window above is part of the Candidatus Neptunochlamydia sp. REUL1 genome. Proteins encoded here:
- a CDS encoding lipoyl protein ligase domain-containing protein, encoding MWKILDTGTASAQKNMEIDRDLLERMQPSDAPILHFYDWEGDAATHGYFLDPGKFLDLGAAGQMGLSLARRPTGGGIVFHVSDLAFSVLVPADHPHFSLNTLDNYDFINSAVKRGVKTFFENEPSLLPDEPTPLDENCRHFCMAKPTIYDVMLEGRKVAGAAQRRRKQGYLHQGSIAIALPKEFFLNSILLPNTQVQEAMLSNTFSILGQGWTQNDLIQVRETLKRQLQKELTQ
- the hemF gene encoding oxygen-dependent coproporphyrinogen oxidase — encoded protein: MMQTICEREEKIVADLKLLRDEIIAGFENFEPTALFERKEWDHHSGGGGEISVIRGDVFEKAAVNWSGVKGTKLPFNDEEEPFFATGVSLITHMKNPFMPTVHMNVRYIRTGDRWWFGGGYDLTPMGFDKNEDTKHFHGVAKKALGESLYNEFSKNAADYYTIKHWKKERGVGGIFFDYYNTGDFEKDYGMWKEVGSTFLDAILPVYEKRKDTPYTEKDKAVQNRLRAHYVEFNLLYDRGTKFGFTSGGNPEAILCSMPPTATW
- the hemE gene encoding uroporphyrinogen decarboxylase, with translation MISSAVSSPPRFLNALACKNTAERPPVWIMRQAGRYLPEYQAIRQKYPLEEMFRNPELIFEITKQPLDIIGVDAAILFADILHVPLALGLDVSFPGKGGPVVSPKIGEGNDLLHVQPKPVEEALSFVKEGIHLLKKEIDVPLIGFCGGPFTVMTYMTGKKVKKWLYSDPESAFELLQVITNQSIAYLKMQVEAGVDAIQIFDSWANLLSRTEFCRFAQPFLKQIVEAVDVPVILFSRAASHFVSEFVALRPDAISFDWTYPLHEVRKRVPGTIAVQGNLDPEILYAPPAAIQQETEKMLRSMEGDPGYIVNLGHGVLPDIPVDHVRAFVDTVKNFSPRSSGRHGA
- the tkt gene encoding transketolase, with the translated sequence MQGSFKMDSALKKILEKTANTIRQLSFEAVQKANSGHPGLPMGCAELGAYLYGHFLRHNPKNPQWMNRDRMILSAGHGSMWLYSCLHLSGFDLSLDDIKHFRQLHSKTPGHPEYGETPGVESTTGPLGQGVGNAVGQALGLKLLEQKFNEEEHQILNAKIVCLAGDGCLMEGVSNEASSFAGHLCLDNLILIHDANKITLDGTLDQSSSEDVKARYKAYGFEVLEMDGNDLDSIDEVMSTIRESQTRPIYIECHTIIGKGSPNKANSSKAHGSPLGPDEVIAAKEALGLPEEEFYIPQSVKTFFEEKLSKQENLEGEWKQYFNTWQKAHPDLAKEYQAMLERVIPADLEARLNKIEFPASISGRKASQEVIQVLGNELPFLYGGSADLSGSDCTMMKQFPLVGQNDFKGRNIKYGIREFGMATIASGLFQTHMILPYVGTFFTFSDYLRNACRLACLAKYHVIYQFTHDSVFLGEDGPTHQPVEHLAALRAMPNLHVFRPGDSNEVKAAWLSALNYPYPTALVLTRQNLPTLKETALPFNEGAGRGGYILKKESGKCDYCLFATGSEISLAMDVAAALEKQGKQVRVVSLPCWELFDLQDKEYQQSVSGGELGQRVSIEAGVSFGWHRFIGDNGIAISIDEFGRSAPMSDIAKEFGFTVDDILSRLLTS
- a CDS encoding ATP-dependent Clp protease ATP-binding subunit, coding for MFDKFTNRAKQVIKLAKKEAQRLNHNYLGTEHILLGLLKLGQGIAVNVLRNLNVDYDTVLAEVERLVGFGPEIQVYGDPALTGKVKKVFEYANEEAAALNHNYVGTEHLLLALLRQTDGVATQILENLNINLKEVRKEVLKELETFNLQLPPMGMSGSPSTPRQERASSAPGSEKLPALRAYGHDLTELCREGKLDPVIGRKNEVERLILILCRRRKNNPVLIGEAGVGKTAIVEGLAHSIVNGEAPDHLTKKKLISLDLTLMIAGTKYRGQFEERIKAVMDEVKKHGNILLFIDELHTIVGAGAAEGAIDASNILKPALSRGEIQCIGATTLDEYRKHIEKDAALERRFQKIQVAPPSVEEATEIITGLKEKYQEHHKCIYTEEAIRSAVYLSDRYITGRFLPDKAIDLIDEAGAKARISMLHQPQEIHQLEIQIEELRKAKEESIGKQEYEKAANLRDNEKNLREKLAKEITLWEKNKEENQVVVDEDDVASVVAKHTRIPMSRLTEGEASKVLKMHEILKDYIVGQEKALDTVCRSLRRSKADIKDPNRPIGAFLLLGPTGVGKTLLAKQLAIHMFGGEDALIQVDMSEYMEKFAVSRMTGSPPGYVGHEEGGQLTEQVRRRPYSVVLFDEVEKAHPDVMNLLLQILEDGKLTDSMGRKVDFRNTIILMTSNLGSDLIRRTTEVGFGVKEGMPDYNTMKDKIDKAVKKHFKPEFINRLDDLVIFKALDKDNLMKIIEIEVAKLKARLERKNIIIQLTGNVKTHLVDKGHQPEMGARTLRRCIEQLLEDPLAEKLLLEGDEPKQIVIDFKDEKITFTDEDLPKEEKKKEKKKKLAGSTTTKDEEES
- the hemG gene encoding protoporphyrinogen oxidase gives rise to the protein MEKVVIVGGGISGLAARYRLSRQFPEAEITLYEKSGRLGGCIESSQDPYFFERGPRTIKASRSGALLQLIEELDLQSEIIYSSKNARKRYLWVDQKLRSLSSFIPKLIPALLREWRQPYPWAGDESIASFVERRLGKFAAETLFDPLTLGIFAGDIHHLSISACFPELKAMEQRYGSLTRAFFKRKKEKKTKGLLTLKGGLQILIDRLVEQGKGAIHVNTPLEELPKERTILAVPSSVVPSFFKGDAVVETFFESVPSVPLTVVNIAFKEAGLTPQGFGYLVPSKENETILGVVFDSSIFPSQDQEGETRLTVMLRNGGREEALSALKRHLRIESFPSAVHVKTYPHAVPQYGVGHLERVDVFKEHLKEHYPHVTCIGNYLEGVSLDSCIKAG